From a region of the Hymenobacter jejuensis genome:
- a CDS encoding ArnT family glycosyltransferase, translating into MHSSVFRRLPDLALLLVVALTVAFFFLAHEGLYDLDDYLYAGYAHQLASGTFHVRSDPLGLLHDPLKERPLIFAPVALLYQLFGTDIITTTLWPLACTLGCAVVIWALYRRREPVVAAGAMLLLNLHYFTLDLTRYLYPDNILMFWCLCSAAALLTGRRPTQAPRLWGVGFALLNFAAFLSKETIVYYLPFYLGLLVFDLWKRQHRQFWVAALGTGILLITLYLSYYQIFTNDAFYRVHLIEHTNAYLKEGNFLQGHQDKLLARVTYLPVLFFVGIGLGAALVLAVSVVFNREPVPDSDASFWMALGFSTLAFFWLGSTSLSQYNPITLLPRMTTPVLPPLCLAAGFGLRNFVRTGRGGWLLGASLLACAAWLHNSVSVVYAGLGFYFVATALGNQLSSVPRRLRPGTTAFATLTLLALAGCLAIRPLYFMGKPSISSHFDQNQIFRKHLQAPAQGVVFVDDYLISNYDFYYGFQVPQGLSFRRYWARDSVRLAPGQRAWLLLNRSTLTNDELTRKLIRYSADSVLRWFPQRRPVAETGKVTLYEVFINK; encoded by the coding sequence GTGCATTCTTCCGTTTTCCGGCGCCTCCCCGATTTGGCCTTGCTATTGGTCGTGGCCCTGACCGTAGCCTTCTTTTTTCTGGCGCACGAAGGCCTTTACGACCTCGACGATTATCTCTACGCCGGCTACGCGCACCAGCTGGCTTCAGGTACTTTTCACGTCCGGTCCGACCCGCTGGGTCTGCTGCACGATCCGCTGAAGGAACGGCCGCTCATCTTTGCGCCGGTGGCATTGCTTTACCAACTCTTTGGTACTGACATCATTACCACCACACTTTGGCCGTTGGCCTGCACCTTGGGCTGCGCGGTAGTCATCTGGGCGCTTTACCGACGGCGCGAGCCTGTAGTGGCCGCGGGTGCCATGCTTCTGCTCAACTTGCACTATTTCACCCTCGATCTCACGCGCTATCTCTACCCCGACAACATTCTGATGTTCTGGTGTTTGTGTAGCGCCGCCGCCCTACTCACCGGTCGCCGCCCAACGCAGGCGCCGCGGCTTTGGGGAGTTGGATTTGCGTTGCTCAACTTCGCCGCTTTTCTCAGCAAAGAGACCATCGTCTACTACCTGCCTTTTTACCTGGGCCTGTTGGTTTTTGACCTCTGGAAGCGGCAACATCGGCAATTTTGGGTCGCCGCGCTGGGCACGGGCATTTTATTGATTACCCTGTATCTGTCTTATTATCAAATATTTACAAACGACGCTTTCTACCGTGTTCATCTCATTGAGCATACCAACGCGTATCTGAAAGAGGGCAATTTTTTGCAGGGCCATCAGGACAAGTTGCTGGCGCGGGTGACGTATTTGCCTGTGCTTTTCTTCGTGGGCATTGGTTTGGGAGCGGCGTTGGTGCTGGCGGTATCAGTAGTTTTCAATCGGGAACCCGTCCCCGACTCCGATGCCAGTTTCTGGATGGCACTGGGGTTCAGCACGTTGGCGTTTTTTTGGTTGGGCAGCACGTCACTGAGCCAATATAACCCGATTACGCTGCTCCCGCGCATGACTACGCCCGTGCTGCCGCCTTTGTGCCTGGCTGCCGGCTTTGGGCTCCGCAATTTTGTTCGGACGGGGCGCGGAGGCTGGCTGCTGGGCGCCTCGCTGCTGGCCTGCGCCGCGTGGCTGCACAACAGCGTTTCGGTGGTGTATGCGGGTTTGGGCTTCTACTTCGTGGCCACGGCTCTTGGCAACCAACTCAGCAGCGTGCCGAGGCGGCTGCGGCCGGGCACCACAGCCTTCGCAACGCTGACCTTGCTGGCCCTGGCTGGATGCCTTGCCATTCGACCCCTCTATTTCATGGGCAAACCCAGCATATCATCACACTTCGACCAGAACCAGATTTTCCGGAAGCACTTGCAAGCGCCGGCCCAAGGTGTGGTGTTTGTAGATGACTACCTGATAAGTAATTACGATTTCTACTACGGCTTTCAGGTACCGCAGGGCCTCTCCTTCCGGCGCTACTGGGCCCGCGATTCGGTGCGACTGGCGCCGGGGCAGCGGGCCTGGCTGCTACTCAACCGCAGCACCCTCACCAACGACGAGCTCACGCGTAAGCTCATCCGCTACTCCGCCGATTCGGTGTTGCGCTGGTTTCCGCAGCGCCGGCCGGTGGCCGAAACAGGTAAAGTGACGCTGTACGAAGTATTTATTAATAAGTAG
- a CDS encoding MATE family efflux transporter: MTKPEPRATVLGRFLRGSLGSGVAVLARAAGALTVNKLLAVYGGPGGLTLLAHFQNLMALFTTLPNDGVHVGLVKYLAPLPTGSRGYRRWLQAGIVLNISILFLGCLLLVLVPTPLVGVFHPSAAWVVLFAVGIALLTAYGLLVSVLLAAGELRVYVGLTVALSGLGAGAVALLLALHVPHLEWVLLAYLLAQGLTLVPALRACRRLGLLRGVGRGRVSRPALLLLGKFLLMALSVLLFGKAVDFALREVLIRRFTLGQTDLWQAVAKLSDNYTMVFSAIMSSVYYPRLAALTNHPAALRSYVRTVLLLLAPVLAGGLGAIYLLRDWLLPLLFEQHFAAARGLLAPQLIGDWAKFLTWVLLFLLTAHAQVGRYVAAQVISAILYAGLLAVLLPHYQLLGAPLAHAARFGILLIGYGIYFQRYWKHA; the protein is encoded by the coding sequence GTGACTAAGCCCGAACCGCGCGCTACCGTGCTGGGCCGCTTTCTGCGGGGCTCGCTCGGCTCCGGGGTAGCCGTACTCGCCCGGGCAGCCGGTGCCCTGACAGTCAATAAGTTGCTGGCTGTGTACGGTGGCCCCGGTGGTCTAACGCTGCTGGCGCATTTTCAAAACCTGATGGCCCTGTTTACCACGCTGCCCAACGACGGCGTGCACGTTGGCTTGGTTAAGTACCTGGCGCCATTGCCCACGGGCTCGCGGGGCTATCGGCGGTGGTTGCAAGCTGGTATAGTGCTGAACATCAGTATCTTGTTTTTGGGTTGCCTGCTGTTGGTGCTGGTGCCGACGCCGCTGGTGGGTGTGTTTCACCCGTCGGCAGCCTGGGTAGTTTTGTTTGCTGTCGGCATTGCCTTGCTCACAGCATACGGGCTGCTGGTATCGGTGCTGCTAGCCGCCGGGGAGCTGCGCGTGTACGTGGGGTTGACGGTGGCACTCAGCGGGTTAGGGGCCGGAGCAGTGGCATTGCTGCTAGCCTTGCACGTGCCGCACCTCGAATGGGTGCTGTTGGCATATCTGCTGGCGCAAGGCCTGACGTTGGTGCCCGCCCTGCGTGCGTGTCGGCGCCTGGGGCTTTTGCGCGGGGTTGGGCGGGGGCGGGTGAGCCGGCCCGCCTTGCTGTTGCTGGGCAAATTCCTGCTGATGGCCCTGAGCGTGCTGCTGTTCGGCAAAGCCGTAGATTTTGCGTTGCGGGAAGTGCTGATCCGGCGTTTCACCCTGGGCCAGACCGACTTATGGCAGGCCGTGGCCAAGCTTTCCGACAACTACACGATGGTGTTCTCAGCGATCATGAGCAGCGTGTACTACCCGCGGCTGGCCGCCCTGACAAACCATCCCGCCGCTCTGCGCTCCTACGTGCGGACGGTGCTGCTTCTGCTGGCGCCGGTGCTGGCCGGCGGGCTGGGCGCGATTTATCTGTTGCGCGACTGGCTGTTGCCTCTGCTGTTTGAGCAGCATTTTGCCGCCGCGCGCGGGCTCCTTGCTCCCCAACTAATCGGCGATTGGGCTAAATTTCTGACCTGGGTTTTGCTTTTTTTGCTTACGGCCCATGCCCAGGTTGGGCGTTACGTTGCTGCCCAGGTGATCTCAGCAATTTTATATGCCGGACTGTTGGCTGTGTTGCTACCACACTACCAACTGTTGGGGGCACCGTTGGCGCATGCTGCCCGCTTTGGCATCTTGCTCATAGGCTACGGTATCTACTTTCAACGGTACTGGAAGCATGCGTAA
- a CDS encoding glycosyltransferase has translation MSIVALCYNHARFLPEALDSILAQSYPNLEVLLVDAASTDGSVSILRQYAAQNPTWKTIFLPHNVGNCAGFNQGFRQSSGAFLIDFATDDVLLPDRVAQQVAAFQTHGDTCGVIYSDAELIDEESRHVRYHFGRDGRGHLHPEPASGDVFAAVLRRYFISSPTMLIRRQVLERLGGYDESLAYEDFDFWVRASRDYEFQFLDVVTTKKRLHPQAMSRKGYRPHDPYLASTIRVCQKARALCRTPAERAALVVRLRWEHRQAVRWRNYQGANKLYEMLKTEQAIQPLDWVLHLWSKINYR, from the coding sequence GTGAGTATTGTTGCTTTGTGCTACAACCATGCTCGTTTCCTGCCGGAAGCCCTCGATTCTATTCTGGCCCAGTCTTATCCAAACCTCGAAGTGCTGCTTGTCGATGCGGCTAGCACCGATGGAAGCGTCTCGATTTTGCGACAGTATGCCGCGCAGAATCCTACGTGGAAGACTATTTTTTTGCCGCATAATGTGGGCAATTGCGCTGGCTTTAATCAGGGATTTCGGCAGTCGAGCGGAGCGTTTCTTATCGACTTTGCCACCGACGATGTGCTGTTGCCCGACCGCGTGGCGCAGCAGGTGGCCGCGTTTCAAACCCATGGCGATACCTGCGGCGTCATCTATTCCGATGCCGAACTGATCGACGAAGAGTCGCGGCACGTGCGCTACCATTTTGGGCGCGACGGCCGCGGCCATTTGCACCCCGAGCCGGCCTCCGGCGATGTGTTTGCGGCAGTGTTGCGTCGTTATTTCATCAGTTCCCCTACTATGCTTATCCGGCGGCAGGTTTTGGAGCGCCTAGGGGGCTACGATGAGTCGCTGGCCTACGAAGACTTCGACTTTTGGGTACGCGCCTCCCGCGATTACGAGTTTCAGTTCCTCGACGTCGTTACGACCAAAAAACGGCTGCACCCACAGGCCATGTCGCGCAAAGGCTACCGCCCGCACGATCCGTACCTGGCTTCTACCATTCGGGTTTGCCAAAAAGCGCGGGCCCTGTGCCGGACGCCCGCCGAGCGAGCTGCCCTAGTCGTGCGCCTGCGCTGGGAGCATCGCCAGGCCGTACGGTGGCGGAATTATCAGGGCGCCAACAAGTTATACGAAATGCTGAAAACCGAGCAGGCCATACAACCCCTCGATTGGGTATTGCATCTCTGGAGTAAAATAAACTATCGGTAA